In Plasmodium vinckei vinckei genome assembly, chromosome: PVVCY_13, a single genomic region encodes these proteins:
- a CDS encoding DNA topoisomerase 3, putative, whose protein sequence is MGRIKVLNVAEKPSVASAIVSILSKGKSNKKKSYSKYNPVFTFDYKMENETWSMFVTSVTGHLTDQKFDDKYKNWNNTDPHELFDAKITIYIDKDKKPIENNLKKYSKDCNVLILWLDCDREGEHICFEVINACSVTNKKLKIHRAQFSAVTEKDIKYAINNLKSPNKNLAQSVDVRREIDLRMGSIFTRFMTIRYFKLVQNDTKIISYGPCQFPTLGFVVNRYMQIKNFNNEYYWTIKMGYLYQDKDGNNSNLFLDNIGKNKKGREKKKKKKGKKKKNCSDYYSSDDDENNSYGRDNRPDSSNTNYVVDFTWSRLKLFDHLGVVLIYEDLLKNPLCRISNIFEKEVKKYRPFPLNTLQMTKLVSKYFHISSKECMNIAEKLYNKGYISYPRTETNYFVDSMNLRKFINELKKNNIFGSYAAKLAENGNCKPRKGKLNDKAHPPIHPVKNMNKANNVDFKEWKIYEFICRHFLAVCSDDAIGFDTKVVANIGAEQFYCKGLKIKNKNYLEIYIYEKWNDKILPPFQINDEFYPYSLVVEEGITQPPKYLSESDLLSLMDKYGIGTDATMHEHIENIQKRNYVYKNSKNLFIPTKLGIALILSYKKFKDIGVDLTEPSLRAKMERDMFLVASGEKGKNEIIRNYIDIMKYIYQEIYNRIDLLDENINYYINNPEILN, encoded by the coding sequence ATGGGGCGTATAAAAGTTCTAAATGTGGCTGAAAAGCCATCAGTTGCATCCGCAATAGTTTCGATCCTTAGTAAAGGgaaaagtaataaaaaaaaaagttatagtaaatataatCCTGTATTCACGTTTGAttataaaatggaaaatgaaACATGGTCTATGTTTGTAACATCAGTAACGGGCCATTTAACAGATCAAAAATTTGATGACAAATACAAGAATTGGAATAATACAGATCCGCATGAACTTTTTGATGCTAAaataactatatatatagacaaagataaaaagcctattgaaaataatttaaaaaaatattcaaaagattgcaatgttttaattttatggTTAGATTGTGATAGAGAAGGAGAGCATATTTGTTTTGAAGTAATAAATGCATGTTCTGTTACTAataagaaattaaaaattcacAGAGCTCAGTTTTCAGCTGTTACagaaaaagatataaaatatgcaatTAACAATTTGAAATccccaaataaaaatttagcTCAAAGTGTGGATGTTAGAAGAGAAATTGATTTAAGAATGGGTTCTATTTTCACTAGATTTATGACCATtcgatattttaaattagtACAAAACGacacaaaaattattagtTATGGGCCATGCCAATTCCCTACATTAGGATTTGTAGTAAATAGatatatgcaaataaaaaattttaacaaCGAATACTATTGGACTATCAAAATGGGATATTTATACCAGGATAAAGATGGTAATAATTCCAATCTTTTTTTGGACAATATTggaaagaataaaaaagggcgtgaaaaaaaaaagaaaaaaaaaggcaaaaaaaagaaaaattgcAGTGATTATTATAGTAGCgatgatgatgaaaataatagctATGGTAGAGATAATAGACCAGATTCATCAAACACAAATTACGTTGTAGATTTTACCTGGTCTcgattaaaattatttgatcATTTAGGAgttgttttaatttatgaAGACTTGTTAAAAAATCCTTTATGTAGGATATCAAACATTTTCGAAAaagaagtaaaaaaatatcggCCATTCCCTTTAAATACATTGCAAATGACTAAACTTGTTTCTAagtattttcatatatctTCAAAAGAATGTATGAATATCGCTGAAAAGTTATACAACAAAGGTTATATTAGTTATCCTAGGACAGAAactaattattttgtagaTTCTATGAATTTAcgaaaatttataaacgaattaaaaaaaaataatatttttggtAGTTATGCTGCGAAATTAGCTGAAAATGGTAATTGTAAACCTAGAAAAGGGAAACTAAATGATAAAGCACATCCCCCTATACACCcagttaaaaatatgaacaaggCAAACAATGTTGATTTTAAAgaatggaaaatatatgaatttatttgtaGACATTTTTTAGCTGTTTGTAGTGATGATGCAATAGGTTTTGATACAAAAGTTGTTGCTAATATAGGAGCGGAACAATTTTATTGCAAaggattaaaaataaaaaataaaaattatctagaaatttatatatatgagaaatggaatgataaaattttgCCACCTTTTCAAATTAATGATGAATTTTATCCATATAGTTTAGTAGTTGAAGAAGGAATAACGCAACCaccaaaatatttatccGAATCTGATTTGTTGTCACTTATGGATAAATATGGTATAGGAACTGATGCAACAATGCATGAacatatagaaaatattcaaaaaagaaattatgtttataaaaattctaaaaatttatttattccaaCAAAATTGGGAATTGCATTAATATTgtcttataaaaaatttaaagatATAGGTGTAGATTTAACCGAGCCATCTTTAAGAGCTAAGATGGAAAGAGATATGTTTTTAGTCGCTTCAGGTGAAAAGgggaaaaatgaaattataagaaattatattgatataatgaaatatatatatcaggAAATATACAACAGGATAGATTTACTCGATGAAAATatcaattattatataaataaccCAGAAATACTGAATTAG
- a CDS encoding nucleoside transporter 1, putative yields MSEINEPSSGILASSNNTNKGSPQRPSTSAALPITYILIGVSCLNVWNSALGLNIKITYNIFQMAGLLGSSILSLFVNFPRALLPMSLGVLSLLCAGFQIAHQTFSETAFDAYCLGAFITIGLMAGIAQSIAFAIGTTKENNMSGYLSAGIGMSGILIFCSNLILDYIVSSDKKYEINQAKLLWLFGISEVFLVITIIFCLLYIDIFPKNDNNNSTDIEKGEGKEDRLPLIEILKDGYKAILAIFLVNWLSLQLFPGVGHKKWQARHGMSDNHVTIVVGMFQVFDFISRYPPNLTHIKMFKYFTFSLNTLLIGNFLRLLFIPWFVLNAAVAHPFFTNIVQQCICIAALAFTNGWFNTVPFMVFVKELKKVKSQKDIEVISRIMVLALFCGLFFGMLTTCLYDNFPIVIPKAVAK; encoded by the coding sequence ATGAGTGAAATTAATGAGCCATCAAGTGGTATATTAGCCTCTTCTAATAATACCAACAAAGGGTCACCACAAAGGCCTTCAACATCTGCAGCTTTGCCAATaacttatatattaatcGGTGTTAGCTGCTTAAATGTATGGAATTCAGCATTAGGGCTAAACATTAAAATTacgtataatatatttcagaTGGCAGGTTTGTTAGGCTCCTCTATTTTATCCCTTTTCGTAAATTTCCCAAGAGCTTTGTTACCAATGAGTTTAGGAGTATTGAGTTTATTATGCGCTGGTTTTCAGATAGCACACCAAACATTTTCTGAAACTGCATTTGATGCATACTGTTTAGGAGCTTTTATAACAATTGGACTAATGGCTGGTATAGCTCAATCTATTGCCTTTGCTATTGGAACAactaaagaaaataatatgagtGGGTACCTATCTGCAGGTATTGGTATGTCCGggattttaatattttgcaGTAATTTAATTCTAGATTATATAGTTTCaagtgataaaaaatatgaaataaatcaaGCCAAGCTATTATGGTTATTTGGTATTTCTGAAGTATTTTTAGTTATCacgattattttttgtttattatatatagatatattcCCTAAAAATGACAATAACAATTCAACAGATATTGAAAAGGGAGAAGGAAAAGAAGATAGATTACCACTCATTGAGATACTTAAAGATGGCTATAAAGCTATTCTAGCTATCTTTTTAGTTAATTGGTTATCTTTACAATTATTTCCAGGAGTTGGGCATAAAAAGTGGCAAGCACGTCACGGAATGTCTGATAATCATGTTACTATAGTAGTAGGAATGTTTCAAgtttttgattttattaGTAGATATCCTCCAAATTTGACCCACATAAAAATGTTCAAGTATTTCACATTTTCATTGAACACTCTTTTAATTGGTAATTTCCTACGTTTATTATTCATCCCATGGTTCGTATTAAATGCAGCAGTTGCACACCCATTCTTTACAAATATAGTTCAACAATGTATTTGCATAGCTGCCCTTGCTTTTACTAATGGATGGTTTAATACAGTCCCATTTATGGTATTTGTTAAAGAGcttaaaaaagtaaaaagtCAAAAAGATATAGAAGTTATTTCAAGAATTATGGTTTTGGCATTGTTTTGTGGTTTATTCTTTGGTATGTTAACCACATGCTTATACGATAATTTCCCAATAGTAATTCCAAAAGCTGTcgcaaaataa
- a CDS encoding DNA/RNA-binding protein Alba 4, putative — translation MENNKKNNQKQNSIDETEFPNSKVLLVSVKRTRRFLERTARELLAGGTRYIILSGLGDALPLCVQLQASLQSKNAATVVKIETSYSYFNTNYSYTPGLKIYMEKHPEFKGSRISPGYVSFCDKPDKFTPIFDESPNEYMCSVNAGDNNLHVGGEGINAAFSELLSSHGHEIDKYESLFKELLAKAAKENADKPDDEVKSVLYESVEKKYPDVKLALCRVRNSLKKGSDNTTGSVFIVTFKKKFPHKKEKNMGMVYVVGPKGKNFSGVEDFLDAVHETAENLMTALCDYNGLVKREEIKHVRMNTCRICLFSGQAFKHSSASKLDVAKSILNGLAVGYRHGPSPRLNFAYDENVFKDAWIETTGLQIFNHNEKEQ, via the exons ATGGAgaataataagaaaaacAATCAAAAACAAAACAGTATAGATGAAACTGAATTCCCTAATTCAAAAGTATTATTAGTATCAGTAAAAAGGACTAGAAGATTTTTAGAAAGAACTGCAAGGGAATTGTTAGCAGGAGGCAcaagatatattatacttAGTGGATTAGGAGATGCTTTACCACTTTGCGTACAATTACAAGCCTCATTACAATCTAAAAATGCTGCTACTGTTGTTAAAATAGAAACATCTTATAGTTATTTTAATActaattattcatatacacctggattaaaaatatatatggaaaaaCATCCAGAATTTAAAGGATCTCGAATATCACCAGGATATGTCAGTTTTTGTGATAAACCTGATAAATTTACTCCAATTTTTGATGAATCAccaaatgaatatatgtgCTCAGTCAATGCAGGAGACAATAATTTACATGTAGGAGGAGAAGGTATTAACGCCGCCTTTTCCGAATTATTATCTTCACATGGACATGAAATTGATAAATACGAATCACTATTTAAA GAATTATTAGCCAAGGCTGCTAAGGAAAACGCCGATAAACCAGATGACGAAGTTAAGTCTGTTTTATATGAAAgtgttgaaaaaaaatatcccGATGTAAAATTAGCATTATGCAGAGTTAGAAACAGTCTTAAAAAAGGAAGCGATAATACAACAGGATCCGTTTTTATTGTTacattcaaaaaaaaattcccccataaaaaagagaaaaatatgGGTATGGTTTATGTTGTAGGACCCAAGGGAAAAAATTTCAGTGGCGTCGAAGATTTCTTAGATGCTGTACATGAAACAGCAGAAAACTTAATGACTGCATTATGTGATTATAATGGATTAGTAAAAAGAGAAGAAATTAAACATGTAAGAATGAATACATGCAGAATATGCTTATTCTCAGGACAAGCATTTAAACATAGCAGCGCATCTAAATTAGATGTTGCAAAATCTATTTTAAATGGTCTTGCTGTTGGATATAGACATGGCCCATCACCTAGATTAAATTTCGcatatgatgaaaatgtCTTTAAAGATGCATGGATAGAAACAACCGGActtcaaatttttaatcataatgaaaaagaacaataa